The following is a genomic window from Armatimonadota bacterium.
CAATGCCCCAGCGCAGCGCGCCGGCCGACCGCGTCCGGCAAGCACTTCGAGCAGGCGCCGTATCCATTGGTTCGCACTCCTCTCGCGCGTGATCGTGATCTCCGCCGACCACCCGGCTCGCTCAGAACAGCTCCATCAGCGCGTCAACGAACATCCGGTGCCCGCGGTCATCGGGGTGGTTGATGCAGTTCACCAGCAGCGTCTCGTAGGGAATGCCGACCGCGCGCAGTGCCGCCCAGCGCGCCGAGGCATCAGCAAGGCCCACCTTCTCCTCGGCGGCCACTTTCCTCAGCGCTGCCAGCGCGACGTCGAAGTTCCCCATCCACTCCGGCCAGATGTGGTGCGGGGTGCAGATGACCACCTCCGCCCCCGCCGCACGGATGCGCGCGATCAGCTCGCGGTAGTTAGCGCGAATCTTCTCCGCCGGCCAGCCCATGTCGTTGACGAACTCGATGACGACGAGCTGCGGATGGTGCGCGAGCACGTCGCGGTTCAACCGCTCCAGGCCGAAGTCGGAATTGCTGCCGCCGACGCCGGCATTCACCAGGTCGATGTTCGCCCGCGGATAGCGCTTGCGCAGTGTTGACGCAAAGAGCTGCGGGAATGCCAGCTCCGCCTTGCTTGCTTCGCCCCCGGCGGTCACGCTGTCGCCGAGCGCGACGATGGTCACCTTGCCCCCGGCGGCCAGCAGCTTGCGCGTCGCCGCCGTGCCGGAGCGGTCGGGCTTGGGGAACGTCGGGGTCAGCCCGACGGGGTAGATGTCGTCCGCAGCAACGGCGGTGATCCCGGGGCGCACCCAGATGTTCGACAGCGCCCGGTACCCTGTCGCCGCGCCCGCCGGACGAGGGCAGACCACCGCTGGTTTGCCCCGCCGGATGCTCGGCACACCCCCGCCGGCCAACTGCACGGTGTCGAGCCGTGACAGACAGTACGCGTAATCGAGGTACACCGTCGCGCCCCGCGGAATGCGTCCGGTCGCGACCCGCCCGATCGCCGCCCATCGTTCATCGAGCAGGTAATCCTTGTCAACCCTGTACTCCGGCCCGCCCGGCGCGGAACGCACCACCACAGACCCCGGCACGACCGCGCCCACCGTGACCGAACCCGTGGGGTTGACCAGCGCCGGCAGCCGCGTCCCGGCTGCCCACTGGTTCGGCGCATCGTCGCCGATGACCACCTGTGCGCCCAAGACACGCACGACCCGCGGCGGCGCCACCCGCAGCGTCCGCAGCACGGTGTCACCTTCCACCACCTCCACCATCATCGACGGCGGATCAGTGGGCTGCACCATCGGCGCGGCACACGCCATCTGGGCCGCCAGGACGAGAACCACAACACAGACCAGCGCTGTCACAGACATACCTCCGCGAGCACGAAGCAGTGAGCGGCAAGCAAGCCCATCTTGGCGATGATGATGCACTCCAGCTTTGCGCTTCCTGCTTCGTGGGTGAGCCCGAATCTCTGGGATGCCGTGGAGATGATCTCCTCTACCTGCCAGGGAGAGGACGAAGGTGAGGGTGACACGGTAGCGCGGCGCAATACCCGAAGGCCTTCACCCTCTCCCGGCCTCCCCCTACAAAGGGGAGGGGTCAACCCGGCCCGCTCTTGCGCCCTGCCCCTTTTGGAGTGCGGTGGTTCACCACCGCTTTCACCCCGCCTCCGTGGCCCGGCAAAGCGGCGATAAATCGCCGCATTCCATAATGCCCGCAACTGTTCACCCACGCATCACGCACGCCGCCACCGACAGGTAGCTGTCCCGATCCCCACGTAAGGGCCGCGCCCCTGCTTCCCGCTTCCTGCTTCCTGCTCCCTATTCCTCGCTTCCTGCTTCCAGCTCCTCGTCGACCTCTTCCTCCGCTGCCTTCTCGCGCAGCAGCTCCTTTGCCCACCCCGCGCGCGCGGTCGGCGGCGCGCTCTTGCGCCGGTCCCCGCCCGAGGCTGCGGCGGGCGCCTCCTCGCCGGATAACTCCTTGCGCCAGCGCGCCTTCCAGCGCCGCTGCGCGCGCGCCGCCGCCTTGATCTGCTCGTAGTCAATGCCCGCCGCCGCCAGCGCCGCGGCCCAGCTTCCGAAGTAGGACTTCTTCACCGCCGCCGCGCACAGCGGCTGATACTTCCGTTCCATCACCCCCCAACTCAGATCCTCCCCCGCCTCGTGCAGGCGGCGAATCTCCGCGACGATCTTCTCCCGCGACCACTTGCGGATGCGCTCGCTGCGCCGCCGGCGCCCGCGCTGCCGCACCTTCTCGTAGTCAACCCCTGCCGCCTCCACCGCCGCGGCCCAGTTGCCGTAGTACCGTTCCGCCGCACTCACCAACGCTCCGTGCTCCTCCCCGACCTGGCTCGGCGTCAGATCGGATCCGGAGTGCCGCAACTCCTGAATACGCTTCACAATCAGCTCCCGCGACCATTGCCGGTGCGGCATCTAGCTCCCCCCCTCCTGCGCGCCCGGCTGCTCCGGCTCGTCCCCGGCCGACGCGCGCTCCACCACCGCCCGCAGCTCCGCCAGCTTGAACGGCTTCACGAGGTAATCGAATGCCCCCTGTCGCATCGCCTGCACCGCTGTGTCCACCGTCGGGTACGCGGTCATGATGACCATGCGCGTGCCCCGCTGCTGGAGGCGCTCGTGCTCGAGCAGTTCCAGCCCGTCCATCCGCCGCATCTTCAGATCCACCAGCACCAGATCGTACCGCTCCTCGTCCAGCCGTGGCAGCGCATCGTACGCCGACGGCACAATCTCCACCCGGTGCCCCTCTGCTTCCAGCACCGACTGCAGCACCCCCAGCAGCGCCTTGTCGTCGTCAACGATCAGGACGCTAATGCCCTGCTTCGCCGTCATCGCCCTCCACCTCCGGCAGTCGAATCAGGAAGCTCGTGCCCCGGCCCGAGTGCGGCTCTCCCAACGCCGGGCTGTAGACGTAGATCTCCCCCCGGTGCATCTTGATCAGGTGATATGCGATGGCGAGACCGAGCCCCGTGCCCTCGCCGACCTCCTTGGTCGAGAAGAACGGGTCGAAGATGCGCCGTACCGTGTCCGCCGTAATGCCCGGCCCGGTGTCGCTGAGAACGATCTCCACTTCGTCGCCGCGGTGCCGCACCGCCACCGACAGCTCGCCCTTATCGCCCATCGCATCCACCGCATTGCTCACGATATTGGCGAACGCCTGGCGCAATCTGTCGGCGTCCATCGGCACCTTCGGCAAGTGCGTCTCGTAGTGGCGAGACACCCGTATCTTGTGGACGTCAACCGGCGCCAGGGCTTCCTCGATCACATCGCGCACATCCCGCGGCTCGACCTCGAAACGCTCGGAGTAATCGAAGCTCAACAGTTGTCCCACGATCTGCGAGATGCGTCCCGCCTGTTCGCCCACCGCTCGCGCGAGGTCGCGCTCTTTGTCGTTGGCGCCCGATTCGAGCAGGCTCTCTGCGGCGACCGAGATGCTCGTCAGCGGGTTGTTGATCTCATGCGCCACGCCCGCCGCGAGCAGCCCGATCGAGGCCAGCTTCTCGCTCTGCGCCAATTGCTCTTGCGCCCGCGCCAACTCGCGATTCTTGGCCTCGATCTGCTCCACCATCTGGTTGAACCGCTCGCGCAGCCGCCCGATCTCGTCGTGCGCCACCACGCGCGCGCGCGCCGACAGGTCGCCCCGCTCCACCTTGCCCATCGTCCGCATCAGCCGCATGATCGGATAGTACACCGCCGCGTGGACGATGACCGCGATCGCCACCCCCACCAGCACCAGCGCCCCGATCTGCGTCGCCAGGATCACCGCCAGCCCCCGCCCCGGCATGCCGATGACCACATACGTGCTCATGCCGAACGCCACGAGCAGAATCAGGCTCACCGGCAGGATCACCTTCCATTTCACGCTCAGCGAGGTGATGAGGTTGAACATTTCGTCGCCGCCGCACCGAACGGTCTCGCTGACGTATTCGGCGGTGCGGATGTGCAAACCTCTGGCGGCATGTCGCCGCCGCGCGCGCTCGCGGGGGGCGGAAGCGCGCCGACCGCGACGCCGCGGGAGACATGAAGTCGGGGCTCCGGAGCGCGGCTCTGCTGCGCCGTCGAGGGGAGCAGCACCGAAGGAGCCTGCTCAACGGGGAGGGGCGAAACGAGAAAACGGCCCGCTCTCGCGGGCCGTGGACTGCCGAGTCTTATCGCAAACCTGCACGCCGGCGCGCCGCGTCCGGAGGCCTCAGAAATGCCCTTCTTCCGCCGCGGTGCCGCCGCACGCTGCCTCGTCCTCAGCGCCCTCGCGCAGGAACTTCGCGCAGTCCTCCGGCCGCGAGGCGTTGATGACGAGCCCGGTGGCGTGCTCGAATCCGCCGAGGGTGGTGAGGCACGGGCGGACGTGCCAATCCCAGTGGAATGCTCCCGCGAGCCGCCCTTCCTCGCGCAGCGGGGCGGAGTGGAGGAACGCATTGTACGGCGGGTCGTCGAGCTTCTCGTAGATGCGCCGATTGGCCTCGCGCATCGCCGCGGCGAAGGAATCCACCTCGTGGTCGGTCATGTCGGCGAAGCCGGCCATGTGGCGCAGCGGCGCCACCGACAGCTCGAACGGGAAAGCCGACGCGTACGGCATGAAACATGCGAAGTGCTCGTTGCGGAAGACCAGCCGGTCGCCGCAGTCGGCCTCGTGCTCGATGACCTGGCACGTGATGCACTTGCCGGTCCGCTTGTAGCGGCGCAGCGCATTGCTGCATTCGCGGCGGATCGCCTTGGGCACCATCGGCAGCGCGAAGATCTGCGAGTGCGGGTGCTCGAGCGTCGCTCCTGAGCCGTGGCCCTGATTGGTGATGATGGTAATGTAGCGCAGGTGCTCCAGTTCGCTCAGCGCCCGGTAGCGATCCACATACGCGCGCGCCACGCGCTGCATCTGCGGCACCGCCAGCATCGCCGCGTGCGCCGCGTGATCCCGCGACAGCACCAGCACCTCGTGCCGCCCGCTGCCGCGAACCACGCGGTAGATCTCCTCGCAGTTCACGCACGGCTTGCCGTCGAGGGTGAAGGCCGGATACTTGTTCTCGAATACCCGCACCTGCCACTCGGCTTCGCCGTCATCCCCGAGGTAGTGCACCGTCGGCGGCGTCATGTGCTCGCGCCCGGGACAGAACGGGCACTCGATGGCGTCGCGGCGCATCCGGTTCGCGAACCCGTCGGGCCGCTTCGCCCGCGCCGTCGCCACCACCACCCATTCGTCCGTTACCGGGTTATATCTCAACTCCGACATCGAACGCTCCGCCGCTTGCTCGCTTCACGCCGTCGCCGCCGCCCGCGACACTGCCTCGGCGTAGATCGCGTCGTATCGCTGCGCCACGCGCTCCCACGAGATGACCTCGTGCACGTAGCGCGCTACGTCGCGCCGCATACGCTGGCGCAGTTCGTCGTCATTCATGATCTCGACCACGCGCTCCGCCATCACCGCCATGTCCGCATCCGCGTCATCGGTAAACGGTATCAGCGCCTGGTTCGCGTCGCGGCAGAACGCGCCGAGCCCTTCGAGGTCGCGCGCCAGACACGGCGTGTGCGCCGCTGCCGTGTGCGCCAGCACCCCGGACTGGCTCGCGTCCTTGTACGGCGCCACCAGCAGGTCCGCCGCCGCCAGGCTCGCCATGAATTCCTCCGGCGTGAACACCTTGCTGATCACGCGCACCGTGTCCGGATACTTCGCGCCCGCCACCACGCGCTGC
Proteins encoded in this region:
- a CDS encoding SGNH/GDSL hydrolase family protein, which gives rise to MTALVCVVVLVLAAQMACAAPMVQPTDPPSMMVEVVEGDTVLRTLRVAPPRVVRVLGAQVVIGDDAPNQWAAGTRLPALVNPTGSVTVGAVVPGSVVVRSAPGGPEYRVDKDYLLDERWAAIGRVATGRIPRGATVYLDYAYCLSRLDTVQLAGGGVPSIRRGKPAVVCPRPAGAATGYRALSNIWVRPGITAVAADDIYPVGLTPTFPKPDRSGTAATRKLLAAGGKVTIVALGDSVTAGGEASKAELAFPQLFASTLRKRYPRANIDLVNAGVGGSNSDFGLERLNRDVLAHHPQLVVIEFVNDMGWPAEKIRANYRELIARIRAAGAEVVICTPHHIWPEWMGNFDVALAALRKVAAEEKVGLADASARWAALRAVGIPYETLLVNCINHPDDRGHRMFVDALMELF
- a CDS encoding response regulator; amino-acid sequence: MTAKQGISVLIVDDDKALLGVLQSVLEAEGHRVEIVPSAYDALPRLDEERYDLVLVDLKMRRMDGLELLEHERLQQRGTRMVIMTAYPTVDTAVQAMRQGAFDYLVKPFKLAELRAVVERASAGDEPEQPGAQEGGS
- a CDS encoding HAMP domain-containing protein yields the protein MFNLITSLSVKWKVILPVSLILLVAFGMSTYVVIGMPGRGLAVILATQIGALVLVGVAIAVIVHAAVYYPIMRLMRTMGKVERGDLSARARVVAHDEIGRLRERFNQMVEQIEAKNRELARAQEQLAQSEKLASIGLLAAGVAHEINNPLTSISVAAESLLESGANDKERDLARAVGEQAGRISQIVGQLLSFDYSERFEVEPRDVRDVIEEALAPVDVHKIRVSRHYETHLPKVPMDADRLRQAFANIVSNAVDAMGDKGELSVAVRHRGDEVEIVLSDTGPGITADTVRRIFDPFFSTKEVGEGTGLGLAIAYHLIKMHRGEIYVYSPALGEPHSGRGTSFLIRLPEVEGDDGEAGH
- the galT gene encoding galactose-1-phosphate uridylyltransferase is translated as MSELRYNPVTDEWVVVATARAKRPDGFANRMRRDAIECPFCPGREHMTPPTVHYLGDDGEAEWQVRVFENKYPAFTLDGKPCVNCEEIYRVVRGSGRHEVLVLSRDHAAHAAMLAVPQMQRVARAYVDRYRALSELEHLRYITIITNQGHGSGATLEHPHSQIFALPMVPKAIRRECSNALRRYKRTGKCITCQVIEHEADCGDRLVFRNEHFACFMPYASAFPFELSVAPLRHMAGFADMTDHEVDSFAAAMREANRRIYEKLDDPPYNAFLHSAPLREEGRLAGAFHWDWHVRPCLTTLGGFEHATGLVINASRPEDCAKFLREGAEDEAACGGTAAEEGHF